CGACGGAATTTTATTTACTCATGAACATGCAGACCACACTGCCGGTTTAGATGATATCAGACCGTTTAATTTCCGGCAAGGTGAAATGCCCATTTATGCTCACCAAAGGGTGATTGATAATTTGAAAAGAAGGTTTGATTATGTTTTTGAAACCATCAATAAATATCCGGGTGCTCCTTCTGTAAAAACAATTGAGGTCGTGAATAATGAGCCGTTTTTTATTGGCAACAAAACAGCGATTCCGGTTAATGTCATGCACGGTAATTTACAGGTTTTTGGGTATAGAATCGATGATTTTGCCTATTTGACAGATGTAAAAACAATTGCGGAAAGCGAAGTCGAAAAATTAAAAAACTTGAAAGTATTAGTGGTAAATGCTTTGCGCGAAGAACCGCATAATACCCATTTCAATTTGCAGGAAGCGTTAGATTTTATAACTTTGGTGCAACCCGAAAAAGCTTATCTCACGCATATCAGTCATATTTTGGGTTTTCATAATGAAGTTCAAAAAAAGCTTCCTGAAAATGTTTTTTTGGCTTATGATACTTTAGAAATCACTATTTAATTAAAATATAAAATGAAAAAATCATTATTTCTTTACCTGTTTATTCTGTCCGTTTTGATGACTATTTTTACCTATATGTTTTTGAGTAAAGAAGTTGCTTTTGAACAAAACAGATATAAAAAAGTAACGACAAAATTAAAAGACAGCTTGACTTCGGTTACTAATAAATTAGCGGAAGCTAATTATTTTTCTTTAGAAAAAAATGAAAATGCACAAAATTATTTTGATTCCGGAAGTGGTGATAAAACAATCCAGTATGAAAAATTAATTCCGGTGGTAACAGAAAAATTGCTGGATTTTAATTCCAATCCAAAAGGAAATCCTTACGTTGGTCAAGACCAAATAGGAGCTAATAAATTCATTATCAACAAAGTTAAAATTCTAAACCACAGATGGATTATTGCTGATTTTAGTGATGGAGAATATTGGGGGGAAGTGTTGTTGAAATATTTTGTAAATGCCGATAAGAGCATTACTTTCGAAGTAAATCAGTCTTTATTATATCAAAAATAAGTTTTATCGCCGTTTATCATATTCATTGAAAAACGGCGACTAACTATTAATTTTCAAGTAGCCAATTTTTAAAATCATAGAAATTCTGAGGCGAGACTCCATGCCCGATCGGGTATTCTTTATATAGGATTTGAATGCCTAAATTTTCTAAAATTACAGGTGTTTTTCTAGCCCATTCCACAGGAATTACTTGGTCAGCAGTTCCATGTGAAGCAAAGATTTTAAGATTATTAAAGTTGTTTTTAAGATAATCTTCCGCTAGAATTTCTAAATTCAAATATCCGCTCATAGCGACTACTTTCTCGATTTTTTCGGGATACGAAAGTGCTACTGCATAACTCAAAATCGATCCTTGACTAAAACCTACTAAGGAAACTTTTGTAGCATCAATAGGATAATTTGCCAGCAATTCATCTATGAAAGTAGCAATCAAATCTCTCGAAATTTTGGCTTGTTCATTATCCGAAAATTTATTTTGATCAGCATCAAAATTTATGGCGTACCAAGCGTAACTTCCGTACTGTAAGTCGTAAGGAGCCCGAGCCGAAATGATATAGTAATAGTCTGGCAATTCAGTTGCAAACGAAAATAAATCTTCTTCGTTGCTGCCGTAACCATGAAGCAAAAGTAAAAGAGGGTTTTTGTCTAATTTTATTTTTGGTTCTCTAATTTTATATTCTAAGGATAAGTTCATTGTAATTTAGGATATGTTTTTAAGCCATTTTTGAAAATAAATTCCCAATAAAGGAACCGGTTTTGTATCTCCTTTTATAGCGCTAAAAATACCATAAGACCATAAAACGGAAATGAAAATCCACATGGGAGCTGATATCATTAAACTGTCAAAATTACTGATGATTAAACCTAATGATATAAAAGTGAGTGTAATTCCCAGTCCTTGGCGAATATGAAAACTGGCAAATTGATTTTTATCTTCGGCGTTCATAGACATGGCTATAAATACGCCAATTCCTAAAATATAACTGGTAATTGCAGCGGTTTTTCCCGTTTCAATAGTATTGTTCATGATTTATTTTTTTAAAACCAATTGGTTTTGATTTACAATTCCGTATACTTTTCCTTTCATTGGATTTCCAAGAAAAGCAGAATTTTTTGATTTTGATAAGATATTTTCTTTTGCAAAAATACTTTCTCCTTCGGGGTTGAATAGTGTTAGGTTTGCTTTTTGTCCCTCTTGAACAGTATTTGTTTCTATACCAAAAGTAGTTTTTCCGAGCGTTAATTTTTCAATTACCGTTTCTAAAGGCAATACCGTCAGCAAAGAACCAAAAGCACTTTCTAAACCTATAGTGCCAAATTTTGCTCCGTCAAATTCCATTTTTTTATGTTCAATATCAATCGGATTATGGTCGGAAGTAATCATATCAATAGTTCCGTCAAGAATTCCTTTGAGTAATGCTTGTCGGTCTGTTTCGGTTCTTAAAGGAGGTGAAACTTTATATCTTGTGTCAAAACCTTCCAGTTTTTCATCAGTCAAAACCAAGTTGTGCACTGCAACACTGCAGGTAACTTTTAGCCCTTTGGCTTTCGCTTCTTGTATTAATGCGGTTGATTTTGCTGTCGAAATAGTTGGCAGATGTAATTTCCCGCCAGTATATTCTAATAGAAATAAGTTTCTGGCGATTTGTAATTCTTCGGCTAAATTTGGAATCCCTTTTAGTCCTAATCGTGTTGAAACAATACCTTCATTTGCTACTCCGTTTCCTTTTATTTTGTCGTCTTGTGCAAAAGCTATGACCAATCCGTCAAAATCTTGTACATATTGCAAAGCTATTTTTAGCAAATTGGCATTATCAATACTTTTGGAATAATCGCCAAAAGCAACTGCTCCTGCTTTTTTCATATCGAATAATTCTGCCATATCTTTTCCTTGACTTTCTTTGGTCAAAGCGCCAATTGGAAAAAGTTGTGTGGCAAAACCATTGGCTTTATTGAGTACAAAATTCACTTGCGACTGATTGTCAATAACCGGGAAGGAGTTGGGTTGTAAAGCAATGGCTGTAAAACCGCTTTGTGCGGCAACATTGAGTCCGTTTGCAATCGTTTCCATGTCTTCAAAACCTGGTTCTCCAAGCGAAACACTAGAGTCAAACCATCCTGTTGAAAGATGTAAATTATCAAGTTTTATCTCGTCACTATTTTCGGTATTAGGAAGTGAAGCACCAATTTTTTCTATGAAACCATCAGTTATTAAAATATCTAAAGTCTGGTTGTGAAAAGGACTTTTTGTGTCGATAATTTTGGCGCTTCGGATGATTATTTTCATGATGATAATTTAATTATTTTGCTAAAGTATACTTTGTTGAACGATAAAATAAAAAGTCAAAAATGGGCTGTTTTCATTTCTTTAAACAACACTAAAATTTTATTTTACAAATCGGATGATTGCCATTTCTGTTGCTAAAAATAACAATGCAAATATAAGAAACCATTTCCAAATTTGATTGTCCGTTCTGTTGGTTTGTATGGTGTCAAAAACACTGGCAATTGAATCAATGATTTTATACTCGGAAACAGCATCTTCATTGGCGGAAGCCAAATTACTTTCGGTTCTGTTATAATTAAAACTGATGTTTTCTACCCAGTCTTTTTTATTGTAAATTCCGTAATTTCCAGCTTGTTCAGGATAATCATTAAAAACAAGTTGCACTTTGTTGTTTAGAATTTGTTGAATAGGAATAAATTGTTCTTCATTACCTTTTACGGTCAAAATTGCATCTTTTGCCAATAAAGCATCCGCAAAATAAGGAGTTGTATTGCCAATCGTGAGTGAATTTATTCCTGTGTTTTGATTGCTCACGGCCATTTTGTAAAAAACAGGAACAATTAATGGAGACTGTTGAAAATTAGAATTAGCTGTATTTATTGATGCAGTAAAAACAAAAACTCCGCCGATTTTATTTTGTAATGCAATCAAAAAGGCACTTTGATCTTCATAAGACAAAGCCGATGGTTCTGAATTTGCTGTTAAAAATGAATTTTTTGTTTTTGGATATTGAAAATTATTAATTTTATTTTCGAAAACGCCACTAAATAATGGATGATTAAAATTGATTTTCGTAATCAGTTTTTCTCTGTTTTCTAATGCTTTGAATTGGATGTTTCCAAAAGATTTCAAAAAAGTATTCGTATTTTCAATCGTTGCCGAAGCCGAAGGAATGACAATCAAATTCCCGCCTTTAGAGACAAAAGAGTTTAAGGTAGTTTGTAAAGCCTGTGGAATTTCGTTTAATTCGTTGACAATAATCGCGTCTTGTTTATCAATGCTGTTGTAGTCTAATGCCGCTAAATCAAAGTTGCTGTAATTGAATTCATCAGGAGTGTAAATTCGGGGCATGAAACGGCTTTTTTCGGCAGTACCAATACTTAAAATGTTGGTTTTTTTAGTTTTAGAAATACTGAAATAGAGTGTGTTATCGTATTCTAAACCTGAATCAACAATAGAAACAAAACCATGAAAAGCTTGTTTGGGAATGGTGAAATTGATGTTTTTTTTCTTGGTTTCTAAAGTTGCGACCGTTTTAGCAATAAGCTTATTTTGATTGTATAATGACAATGAAACAGGTTTTAAATTTTCGCCAAAACCAGTTAATACAACACTTATTTCATAAAAATTATCTAATGTTTGGTGAATAAAAACACTATCAATCGAAATGTTATTTTTTTGTTCCGCTTTTGGAATTATGAAATAAAAAGAATCGTTTTTGTCAATGTTTTTAAGATTTTTTTGCTCTAATCCTACGGCATCGGTTATAATTACAACATCTTTTTTGAAGGGTGAATGGTGTGATTTTATTTGTGCTATCAGATTTTCTAATTGAAATGGCGATGCGCTGTATTCAAGGTTTTGTAACTCATTTTGAATGGTTTTGATATCGGTATTCCAATATTTTTCAGTGTTGGTGAGCAACGAAAAGGTACTGTTTGCAGGAGTTTCTTCGAGTAATTCTTGTACAGCACGTTTTAATAATTCCCCTTTTTTGCCTTTGGCTTGCATGCTGTAGGAATTGTCTAAAATAATGTACATTTCATTGTTGGCATTCTTACTGTCTTTGGCATCAAAAAAGGGTTGTGCAAAAGCAATGATAATACAAGAAAGTAATAGAATTCGACAAGTGAGAAGTAACCATTTTTTTATTTTGGAACTTTTTCTGGTTTGAATAGAAAGTGTTTTCAGTAAACGAACATTAGTGAAATACTCTTTTTTAAAACGTCTCAATTGGAATAAATGCACCAAAACAGGAACAATCAGGAGCAGTAGAAAGTATAAAATTTCGGGATGTTTAAAATGCATTCTAAAGTTTAGTTTACTTCACCAGATTGTATTTTCAATGGATTTCATTGAAATTTATTTTCAAAAATACGAATTTGTATACAGTTTCTGATGATGTTGTTATAATTTTTCAAAGGAACAAACAAATGATATTCGTTATGAATATATTATGTATTTTAGCTTTTCTATAAAATTATACCATTATGAAAAACAAGGTTTTTATTCTTCTTTTAATTTCAATATTTACAACGGTGCAAGCACAAAAAAACACACTCAATTTAATTGTTGGAACGTATACAAATAACTGCGACAGTAAGGGGATTTATGTATATGATTTTGATACTGAAACTGGAGATTTTAATTTAAAAAATACTTCAGAAAACACCGTAAATCCGAGTTATTTGACACTTTCAAAAGACAATAAATTCATTTATTCCGTAAACGAAACCGGTCCTGAAAGTACGGTAAGTGCTTTTGGATTTGATGCTAAAAGCGGAAAGTTAGACTTAATTAACAAACAAAGTTCAAAAGGAGCAGATCCTTGTTATATTATCAATGATGATAAAAACGTGATTGTTGCTAATTATTCAGGGGGGAATATTTCAGTTTTCGGAAAAAATAGTGATGGTAGTTTAACGGAAGCTAAGCAAGTAATACAGCATTTTGGAAAAGGAATTAACACACAAAGACAGGAGGGTCCACATGTGCATATGGTTCATTTTTCTCCGGATAATAAATATGTTTTAGCGAATGATTTAGGAAATGACAAAGTGTATTCTTATGCTTATAATCCAAATGCTGCAACTGATATTTTACAAATAAAAGATAGTTTAGCCGTAAAATCGGGTAGTGGACCAAGGCATTTGACTTTTAGTAAAGACAAAAAATTTGTTTATCTTTTGCAAGAACTTGATGGAACTTTATCTGTTTTTAGTTATGCTAAGGGCTTGTTGAAAAAGATTGATGAAACAACTATTTTGGCCAAAGATTTCAAAGGTACTTTTAGTTCCGCAGACATTCATATTTCGCCTGACGGGAAGTTTTTGTATGCTTCAAACAGAGGTGAAGCAAATGATATTTCTATTTTTAAAATACTAAAAAACGGAAAATTAGAAGCAAAAGGACACATAAGTACTTTGGGGAAAGGACCTAGAAATTTTACGATTGATCCTACTGGAAATTTCCTTTTGGTAGGACATCAATATACGAATGAGATTGTAATTTTTAAAAGAGATAAAGCGACAGGAAGTCTTGCTGATACAGGAAAAAGAATTGCGTTATGCGCTCCGGTTTGCTTGATTTTTGGTAAGAATTAAACACGATTTTCTTATTATAACAAACGATTTTTAATGCAGATTTATAAAAAAAAACTCCTCAACTATTAATTGAGGAGTTTTTAAGTTTTGCAGTATTGTACTTTAATTAGTCATTTACAATGACCCATTCTCCTGAAGACAATAGACTTTCTGCTTTTTTGTATTTCATGCTTTCGGTTTTTCCGGTAGCAACTTGTTTGATTGTAATGGTGTCATTACGGTTTATTTTTGGCATATCTCTAACGATAGTTTCCGTAATTTGACGTTGTTGTGTTTCGCCAGCTTCGTGATTTATAGCTTCACTGTTTGGAATTTCGTCTTTGCTTAATTTGTAATCTTCTTTTTGACGAACTTCTTTAGCTTCTTGAATATTAGGAACGCTTTGAGCTGGTAAATCACCTTTAAACAAGAAAGAAATAACGTCTTTATTGACATTGTCCAGCATTGAACGGAATAAATTAAATGCTTCTAATTTATAAATAAGCAATGGATCTTTTTGTTCGTGAACGGCTAATTGAACCGATTGTTTCAATTCGTCCATTTTACGTAAGTGTTTTTTCCAAGCTTCATCTACAATAGACAACGTGATATTTTTTTCGAAATCAGCAATCAATTGATTTCCTTCTGTTTCGTAGGCACGTTTCAAATCAGTTACCACATTCAAGGTTTTGATTCCATCTGTAAAAGGGACTACGATACGCTCAAATTGATTGTTTTTTTCTTCGTAAACTCCTTTAATAATTGGGAAAGCTTCACGAGCACTTCTTTCCGTTTTTTGAGTATAAAATTCTAAAGTTGCTTTATATACTTTACCGGTCAATTCAATTTCTGATAATTTACTGAACTCACTTTCAGAAACCGGTGAAGTGATTGAAAAGTAACGAATCAATTCAAATTCGAAATTTTTGAAATTATTAGATCCTTTATTTTCATCTACAATCAATTCGCAAGTATCATAAAGCATATTGGCGATGTCTAATTTTAAACGTTCCCCAAACAAAGCGTGACGACGGCGTTTATAAACCACTTCACGTTGCGCATTCATAACATCATCATATTCTAACAAACGTTTACGAACACCAAAGTTGTTTTCTTCTACTTTTTTCTGAGCACGTTCGATAGATTTGGTCATCATAGAGTGTTGAATCACTTCTCCTTCCTCCAATCCCATTCTATCCATTACTTTGGCTACTCTTTCGGAACCAAATAAACGCATCAAGTTATCCTCAAGTGAAACATAAAATTGAGAACTTCCTGGATCTCCTTGACGACCGGCACGACCACGTAACTGGCGGTCAACACGACGTGAATCATGACGTTCTGTACCTACAATTGCTAATCCTCCAGCAGCTTTTACTTCGGCTGATAATTTAATATCCGTTCCACGTCCTGCCATGTTTGTTGCAATAGTAACTACACCTGGTTTTCCTGCTTCTTCAACAATTTGGGCTTCTTGCTTGTGCATTTTTGCATTCAATACATTGTGAGTAACCCCACGCATTTTTAGCATTCGGCTCAATAATTCTGAAATCTCTACAGATGTTGTACCAATTAATACGGGTCTTCCGGCTTTAGATAATTCGGTTACATCTTCAATTACAGCATTGAATTTTTCACGAGTCGTTTTGTAAATAAAATCCTCTTTGTCTTTTCTTGCCATACCTCTGTTGGTAGGGATTTCAACTACATCCAATTTGTATATCTGCCATAACTCACCAGCTTCTGTAACAGCTGTTCCGGTCATACCGGCCAGTTTGCTGTACATTCTGAAATAGTTTTGTAACGTTACTGTTGCAAATGTTTGTGTAGCAGCTTCGATTTTTACATTTTCTTTGGCTTCAATCGCTTGGTGTAATCCGTCCGAATAACGACGCCCATCCATGATACGACCCGTTTGTTCATCAACAATCATGATTTTATTATCCATGATTACATATTCTACATCTTTTTCAAAAAGGGTATACGCTTTCAATAATTGAGTCAAAGTGTGAATTCGCTCACTTTTGATACCAAAATCTTGAAACAATCTTTCTTTTTCTTCCGCTTCTGCGTCTTTGTCTAATTTTTTCTTTTCGATTGCAGCGATTTCTGTTCCAATATCCGGAAGTACAAAAAAGTCAGAATCAGTATCTCCAGAAAGGTATTTAATACCATTGTCTGTCAATTCTACTTGGTTATTTTTTTCTTCAATTACAAAATACAATGCTTCATCAACTTTGTGCATTTCGCGATTGTTATCCTGCATGTATTGATTTTCAGTTTTTTGAAGCAATTGTTTGATTCCTTCTTCACTCAAAAACTTAATCAATGCTTTGTTTTTAGGTAAGCTTCTGTATGCTCTCAACAACAAGAATCCACCGTCTTTTGTGTTTCCTTCTTTGATTAATTTTTTAGCCTCAGATAAGAATCCATTAGCCAATTGTCTTTGCAGTGCCACCAAATTTTCAATTTTTGGTTTCAATTCGTTAAACTCATGACGATCTCCTTGCGGAACTGGACCGGAAATAATAAGTGGTGTTCTGGCGTCATCAATCAATACAGAATCGACCTCATCGACAATAGCATAATTGTGTTTTCTTTGCACTAAATCTTCTGGCGAATGTGCCATATTATCTCTTAAGTAGTCAAAACCAAATTCGTTATTAGTACCATAAGTAATATCAGCATCATACGCTTTTTTTCTTCCTTCAGAGCTTGGTTGGTAATTGTCGATACATTCAACAGTCAATCCGTGAAATTCAAACAATGGAGCTTTCCAAGTGCTGTCACGTTTGGCTAAATAATCATTCACGGTTACTAAATGTACACCGTTTCCTGTCAAGGCATTCAAATATAAAGGCAGAGTTGCAACCAATGTTTTTCCTTCACCCGTTTGCATTTCAGAAATTTTTCCTTCGTGCAAAACCATTCCGCCAATCAATTGTACATCATAGTGAATCATGTCCCAGGTAATTTCTTTCCCTGCGGCATTCCATGAATTCGCCCAAATGGCATTGTCACCTTCTAAAGTAATGTAGGGTTTTGTAGCCGAAAGTTCACGGTCTTTTGCAGTAGCGGTTACTACAATTTGAGTATTGTCTTTAAATCTTCTGGCCGTTTCTTTCACAACAGCAAACGCTTCCGGAAGAATTTCCATTAATGTTTTTTCCGAAATATCGTAAGCTTCTTTTTCTAAAGCATCAATGGCAACATAGATATCTTCTCTTTTGTCGATATCTTCTATTTTCTCCACTTCTAATTTTAATGCCGAAATTTTAGCATCTTTTTCAGAACGGGCTTGTTTTATTTTTTCTTTAAAAAAAACGGTTCTGCCTCTTAACTCATCATGAGATAAGGATTGTAGCGGAGTCTCGAAAGTCTTTATTTTGTTTAAATAAGGTTGTAAAGCTTTGACGTCTTTTTGTGATTTATTACCAACAAAGACTTTAATAATACTGTTTATGAAGCTCATGATTTATTTGTATTTCTGTTTTATATAACTCTGTAAATTTAACCAAAAAAAAAGCCTCTTTTGAGACTTTTTCTTGGGTTATTTTTTAATATTCATCCTCATTCCAAAGATAATCTTCGTCTGTGGGATAATCTGGCCAAATTTCTTCCATTGATTCATATATCTCGCCTTCATCCTCAATAGATTGAAGGTTTTCTACTACTTCTAATGGAGCTCCTGCTCTAATAGCGTAGTCAATAAGTTCGTCTTTGTTAGCAGGCCACGGTGCATCACTTAAATAAGATGCTAATTCTAATGTCCAATACATTTGTTGTCGATTTAGTTTTGTGCAAAAATAAATTTTTTACTGAAAAAGACAAGTAAAAATCGATTTATTTTAATAAAAAGTTAAGAACGTCTTTTTTTGTTTAATGTTTTAGCCTTAAAGTATCAAATTGTAATCTGAAACTATTTTCTAAAACCCTCAACTATTTCCTTGGAATCCATTTGACTTCTTCGGCGTTCAAATCATGAGACAACTTTCGTGCCAACACAAAAAGGTAGTCAGAAAGTCGGTTTAGGTACTTAATTGCGATTTCGGCAACAGGTTCATTATGACTTAAATGTACTGCTAAACGCTCTGCACGGCGGCAAACACATCGTGCAATATGACAATATGACACAGTTTGATGTCCGCCCGGTAAAACAAAATGAGTCATTGGCGGAAGCGCTTCTTCCATTGTATCTATTTCAGCTTCCAATAATTCAATATCAGACTCTACAATGCCTAGTTTTTGCAACCGAAGTTCTCCATTTTTTTTAACCTCTTTTTCCGGAGGTGTAGCAAGAATGGCTCCAATGGTAAATAATCGGTCTTGAATTTCAATTAGAATTTCTTTGTAATGCGCATTCATTTCCTGATCGCGTATGAGTCCTATATAGGAATTTAATTCATCGACCGTTCCGTAACTGTCAATTCGTGCATGGTCTTTAGGAACGCGAGTTCCTCCAAAAAGCGCTGTAGTTCCCTGATCACCAGTTTTAGTATATATTTTCATTTTTGTATGTTTAATAGATTAAACGTTTAACCCAATAAACTATTTTGTAGTATCGCTTTCGATTAATCCATCTCTCAAACGAATAATTCTATTGGCATAAGCCGCGATTTCTTCTTCGTGAGTAACTAAAATAACCGTGTTTCCATTGGCATGAATGTCGCCAAAAAGCTTCATGATTTCAACCGATGTTTTACTGTCTAAATTCCCGGTAGGTTCATCGGCAAGGATGATAGAAGGTTTGTTGACCAATGCTCTCGCAATAGCTACACGCTGGCGTTGTCCTCCCGAAAGTTGGTTCGGTTGGTGATCCATTCTGTCCGAAAGATTTACTTGTTCTAAAACTTCGGTAGCTCTTTTGTTGCGTTCTGATTTAGAAAAACCGGCATAAATCATAGGTAATGCTACGTTATCAAGAGCAGTCGTTCTTGGCAAAAGATTGAAAGTCTGGAAAACGAAACCAATTTCTTTATTTCGGATTTCGGCTAATTCGTCATCTTTCATTTGGCTGACATCTTTTCCGTTCAAAATGTATGTGCCCGAAGTAGGCGTATCTAAACAACCCAAAAGATTCATTAAAGTTGA
This region of Flavobacterium lacustre genomic DNA includes:
- a CDS encoding vWA domain-containing protein; the encoded protein is MHFKHPEILYFLLLLIVPVLVHLFQLRRFKKEYFTNVRLLKTLSIQTRKSSKIKKWLLLTCRILLLSCIIIAFAQPFFDAKDSKNANNEMYIILDNSYSMQAKGKKGELLKRAVQELLEETPANSTFSLLTNTEKYWNTDIKTIQNELQNLEYSASPFQLENLIAQIKSHHSPFKKDVVIITDAVGLEQKNLKNIDKNDSFYFIIPKAEQKNNISIDSVFIHQTLDNFYEISVVLTGFGENLKPVSLSLYNQNKLIAKTVATLETKKKNINFTIPKQAFHGFVSIVDSGLEYDNTLYFSISKTKKTNILSIGTAEKSRFMPRIYTPDEFNYSNFDLAALDYNSIDKQDAIIVNELNEIPQALQTTLNSFVSKGGNLIVIPSASATIENTNTFLKSFGNIQFKALENREKLITKINFNHPLFSGVFENKINNFQYPKTKNSFLTANSEPSALSYEDQSAFLIALQNKIGGVFVFTASINTANSNFQQSPLIVPVFYKMAVSNQNTGINSLTIGNTTPYFADALLAKDAILTVKGNEEQFIPIQQILNNKVQLVFNDYPEQAGNYGIYNKKDWVENISFNYNRTESNLASANEDAVSEYKIIDSIASVFDTIQTNRTDNQIWKWFLIFALLFLATEMAIIRFVK
- a CDS encoding MBL fold metallo-hydrolase — encoded protein: MNVYFLGTGTSQGIPVIGSEHEVCKSTDSKDKRLRVAVWVHWENYSFVIDCGPDFRQQMLTSNCKKVDGILFTHEHADHTAGLDDIRPFNFRQGEMPIYAHQRVIDNLKRRFDYVFETINKYPGAPSVKTIEVVNNEPFFIGNKTAIPVNVMHGNLQVFGYRIDDFAYLTDVKTIAESEVEKLKNLKVLVVNALREEPHNTHFNLQEALDFITLVQPEKAYLTHISHILGFHNEVQKKLPENVFLAYDTLEITI
- a CDS encoding ABC transporter ATP-binding protein; this translates as MAKPLIKITNIKRDFVLGNEIVYVLKGIDLQINKGEYVALMGPSGSGKSTLMNLLGCLDTPTSGTYILNGKDVSQMKDDELAEIRNKEIGFVFQTFNLLPRTTALDNVALPMIYAGFSKSERNKRATEVLEQVNLSDRMDHQPNQLSGGQRQRVAIARALVNKPSIILADEPTGNLDSKTSVEIMKLFGDIHANGNTVILVTHEEEIAAYANRIIRLRDGLIESDTTK
- a CDS encoding lactonase family protein; the protein is MKNKVFILLLISIFTTVQAQKNTLNLIVGTYTNNCDSKGIYVYDFDTETGDFNLKNTSENTVNPSYLTLSKDNKFIYSVNETGPESTVSAFGFDAKSGKLDLINKQSSKGADPCYIINDDKNVIVANYSGGNISVFGKNSDGSLTEAKQVIQHFGKGINTQRQEGPHVHMVHFSPDNKYVLANDLGNDKVYSYAYNPNAATDILQIKDSLAVKSGSGPRHLTFSKDKKFVYLLQELDGTLSVFSYAKGLLKKIDETTILAKDFKGTFSSADIHISPDGKFLYASNRGEANDISIFKILKNGKLEAKGHISTLGKGPRNFTIDPTGNFLLVGHQYTNEIVIFKRDKATGSLADTGKRIALCAPVCLIFGKN
- the secA gene encoding preprotein translocase subunit SecA produces the protein MSFINSIIKVFVGNKSQKDVKALQPYLNKIKTFETPLQSLSHDELRGRTVFFKEKIKQARSEKDAKISALKLEVEKIEDIDKREDIYVAIDALEKEAYDISEKTLMEILPEAFAVVKETARRFKDNTQIVVTATAKDRELSATKPYITLEGDNAIWANSWNAAGKEITWDMIHYDVQLIGGMVLHEGKISEMQTGEGKTLVATLPLYLNALTGNGVHLVTVNDYLAKRDSTWKAPLFEFHGLTVECIDNYQPSSEGRKKAYDADITYGTNNEFGFDYLRDNMAHSPEDLVQRKHNYAIVDEVDSVLIDDARTPLIISGPVPQGDRHEFNELKPKIENLVALQRQLANGFLSEAKKLIKEGNTKDGGFLLLRAYRSLPKNKALIKFLSEEGIKQLLQKTENQYMQDNNREMHKVDEALYFVIEEKNNQVELTDNGIKYLSGDTDSDFFVLPDIGTEIAAIEKKKLDKDAEAEEKERLFQDFGIKSERIHTLTQLLKAYTLFEKDVEYVIMDNKIMIVDEQTGRIMDGRRYSDGLHQAIEAKENVKIEAATQTFATVTLQNYFRMYSKLAGMTGTAVTEAGELWQIYKLDVVEIPTNRGMARKDKEDFIYKTTREKFNAVIEDVTELSKAGRPVLIGTTSVEISELLSRMLKMRGVTHNVLNAKMHKQEAQIVEEAGKPGVVTIATNMAGRGTDIKLSAEVKAAGGLAIVGTERHDSRRVDRQLRGRAGRQGDPGSSQFYVSLEDNLMRLFGSERVAKVMDRMGLEEGEVIQHSMMTKSIERAQKKVEENNFGVRKRLLEYDDVMNAQREVVYKRRRHALFGERLKLDIANMLYDTCELIVDENKGSNNFKNFEFELIRYFSITSPVSESEFSKLSEIELTGKVYKATLEFYTQKTERSAREAFPIIKGVYEEKNNQFERIVVPFTDGIKTLNVVTDLKRAYETEGNQLIADFEKNITLSIVDEAWKKHLRKMDELKQSVQLAVHEQKDPLLIYKLEAFNLFRSMLDNVNKDVISFLFKGDLPAQSVPNIQEAKEVRQKEDYKLSKDEIPNSEAINHEAGETQQRQITETIVRDMPKINRNDTITIKQVATGKTESMKYKKAESLLSSGEWVIVND
- a CDS encoding cob(I)yrinic acid a,c-diamide adenosyltransferase; this encodes MKIYTKTGDQGTTALFGGTRVPKDHARIDSYGTVDELNSYIGLIRDQEMNAHYKEILIEIQDRLFTIGAILATPPEKEVKKNGELRLQKLGIVESDIELLEAEIDTMEEALPPMTHFVLPGGHQTVSYCHIARCVCRRAERLAVHLSHNEPVAEIAIKYLNRLSDYLFVLARKLSHDLNAEEVKWIPRK
- a CDS encoding dihydroorotase, whose product is MKIIIRSAKIIDTKSPFHNQTLDILITDGFIEKIGASLPNTENSDEIKLDNLHLSTGWFDSSVSLGEPGFEDMETIANGLNVAAQSGFTAIALQPNSFPVIDNQSQVNFVLNKANGFATQLFPIGALTKESQGKDMAELFDMKKAGAVAFGDYSKSIDNANLLKIALQYVQDFDGLVIAFAQDDKIKGNGVANEGIVSTRLGLKGIPNLAEELQIARNLFLLEYTGGKLHLPTISTAKSTALIQEAKAKGLKVTCSVAVHNLVLTDEKLEGFDTRYKVSPPLRTETDRQALLKGILDGTIDMITSDHNPIDIEHKKMEFDGAKFGTIGLESAFGSLLTVLPLETVIEKLTLGKTTFGIETNTVQEGQKANLTLFNPEGESIFAKENILSKSKNSAFLGNPMKGKVYGIVNQNQLVLKK
- a CDS encoding DUF2795 domain-containing protein, whose protein sequence is MYWTLELASYLSDAPWPANKDELIDYAIRAGAPLEVVENLQSIEDEGEIYESMEEIWPDYPTDEDYLWNEDEY
- a CDS encoding alpha/beta hydrolase; the protein is MNLSLEYKIREPKIKLDKNPLLLLLHGYGSNEEDLFSFATELPDYYYIISARAPYDLQYGSYAWYAINFDADQNKFSDNEQAKISRDLIATFIDELLANYPIDATKVSLVGFSQGSILSYAVALSYPEKIEKVVAMSGYLNLEILAEDYLKNNFNNLKIFASHGTADQVIPVEWARKTPVILENLGIQILYKEYPIGHGVSPQNFYDFKNWLLEN